The Nitrospirota bacterium genome contains a region encoding:
- a CDS encoding ATP-binding cassette domain-containing protein, protein MRFLITIARMYPGRTVLSIFCLLFSSVAEGVGLLLLLPVIGAVTGETGQGKGSGINLFGVGDFLTQSLSYVGLNPTVGPLLTIIVLCIAFKSIFLLAARAHVGYTVAHVATDLRLTLLRSLLAAKWEFYVRQPVGGLANSVGTEAIRASLGYQEGAKAVSYLVQAGVYAGVAFLVDWKATLGVLAVGAIVVFALNSLVRITHKAGQRQTQLLTSLMTRLTDSLQSVKPLKAMAREDLVGPLLSSDTRRLSKALRREVISTEALSAIQDLVFAIVIAAGLYVALDALKLPFNAVMVMVLVIAKLLTSLSKMQRDFQRMRSLDSAFWSLQATIEGATRDREAAPGGLTPLLEKSLRLDKVSFSYGTTQVLRDVSLSIPAGSFTAIVGPSGAGKTTIADLFTGLIRPQQGHVWIDDLLLEQVDLKQWRRMIGYVPQETFLLHDSVFLNVTLGDANLTEADAEEALRAAGAWDFVKVLPMGVSSSVGERGAALSGGQRQRIAIARALAHRPKLLILDEITSALDPDSEAAICRTLQGLQGQLTILAISHQPAIVQAADSVYRLERGRVSLSSNGKESPLVFGEPQSLPK, encoded by the coding sequence ATGCGTTTCTTGATCACCATCGCGAGGATGTATCCAGGGCGCACCGTCCTGAGCATCTTCTGCCTGCTTTTCTCCAGCGTCGCCGAGGGAGTCGGCTTGCTCTTACTCCTTCCGGTTATCGGTGCGGTGACGGGTGAGACTGGGCAGGGTAAAGGTAGCGGTATCAACCTATTCGGCGTTGGGGATTTTCTGACTCAATCCCTGTCGTATGTGGGTTTGAACCCAACCGTGGGACCGTTGCTGACCATCATCGTCCTCTGTATCGCATTCAAGTCCATTTTTTTGCTGGCGGCCAGAGCGCATGTTGGGTACACCGTCGCACACGTCGCCACCGACCTTCGACTCACCCTCCTCCGGAGCCTGCTGGCTGCCAAGTGGGAGTTCTACGTTCGGCAACCGGTCGGGGGCCTGGCCAACTCGGTGGGAACAGAAGCCATTCGGGCTTCACTCGGCTACCAGGAAGGAGCCAAGGCTGTCTCCTATCTCGTTCAAGCCGGAGTGTACGCCGGTGTGGCCTTTCTCGTTGACTGGAAGGCCACGTTGGGAGTTCTGGCGGTGGGCGCCATCGTGGTCTTTGCGCTCAATAGTCTTGTGCGCATAACCCATAAGGCCGGGCAACGCCAGACGCAACTGTTGACGTCCCTCATGACCCGCTTGACCGACAGCCTGCAGTCCGTCAAACCGCTCAAAGCGATGGCGCGTGAGGACCTGGTTGGCCCTCTTCTCAGCTCGGATACCAGGCGGTTGAGCAAAGCTCTCCGGCGAGAGGTCATCAGCACGGAAGCGCTGAGTGCGATTCAGGATCTGGTCTTTGCAATTGTCATCGCGGCCGGATTGTACGTGGCACTGGATGCATTGAAGCTCCCGTTTAACGCCGTGATGGTCATGGTGCTTGTCATCGCCAAGCTGTTGACGTCTCTCTCGAAAATGCAGCGAGACTTTCAGAGGATGCGGTCCCTTGATAGCGCATTCTGGTCGCTACAGGCCACCATTGAGGGAGCCACGCGCGACCGCGAAGCGGCGCCTGGAGGTCTGACTCCCCTGCTCGAGAAATCCCTTCGACTGGACAAAGTCTCTTTCAGTTATGGAACGACCCAGGTCCTTCGTGATGTGTCCTTGAGCATTCCGGCCGGTTCATTCACCGCTATCGTGGGACCTTCAGGAGCGGGAAAAACAACAATCGCAGATTTGTTCACGGGGCTCATACGCCCGCAGCAAGGGCATGTCTGGATCGATGACCTGTTGTTGGAGCAGGTTGATCTCAAGCAGTGGCGCAGGATGATCGGGTATGTGCCGCAAGAAACGTTCCTGCTCCACGACTCAGTGTTCCTGAACGTGACGCTCGGCGATGCGAACTTGACGGAGGCTGACGCCGAAGAAGCACTGCGCGCCGCCGGTGCCTGGGACTTCGTGAAGGTCTTGCCAATGGGGGTAAGCAGTTCGGTCGGGGAGCGCGGAGCCGCGTTGTCCGGGGGCCAACGCCAGCGCATCGCCATCGCCAGGGCATTGGCGCATCGGCCCAAACTGCTGATCCTGGACGAAATCACCAGCGCGCTCGATCCCGACAGCGAGGCTGCGATCTGCCGTACGCTCCAAGGGCTTCAAGGCCAGCTCACGATTCTGGCCATCTCCCACCAACCGGCCATCGTTCAAGCTGCCGACAGCGTGTATCGGCTGGAACGTGGACGCGTTTCCTTGTCTTCAAACGGCAAGGAGTCGCCACTTGTTTTCGGTGAGCCGCAGAGCCTGCCAAAATAG
- the asnB gene encoding asparagine synthase (glutamine-hydrolyzing) has translation MCGIAGFLETTPTREESGLRELAGRMTETLHHRGPDGSGIWVDQRAGIALGHRRLAIIDLTPAGAQPMASACGRFVITYNGEVYNFPELRQDLESRGYRFRGHSDTEVVLEAIAEWGIESALQHLNGMYAFAMWDKESRTLTLARDRAGKKPLYYGWCGRTFLFGSELKALRAHPDFQGDLDNDALGLFIQYSWIPAPFSIFRKVRKLEAGSFLTIAPSGPGANASPRRYWSARDVIERAERERFAGSFEEATEALHSLLTKAVRRRMIADVDLGALLSGGVDSSTIVSLMQSTSTARVKTFSIGFHEPKFNEAEQAKAIARHLGTDHTELYVTPNDSLGVIPDLPTIYDEPFADPSQIPTYLISKLARRTVTVALSGDGGDELFAGYKRYRSCLRYYGNVLRWIPGPVKQSVAGLIEAVDRAGWAAFALRNGTEPAQGLELRAPGANLKRTALRMRASSPVDLLARHHVRCRDATEFVPTAKPVPTLHTDQSRWPVLSDPVLGMMYLNFADYLPEDVLAKVDRASMAVGLEVRCPLLDRDVIEFAWSLPAAMRFGPDGGKPILRSLLSRYVPPELTERPKMGFGVPVGAWIRGPLRGWAEDLLDENLLTKQGLLRPDTVRLTWLQHLAGYRNHGSLLWNLLMFQAWFRTHGC, from the coding sequence ATGTGTGGTATTGCCGGTTTTCTGGAAACAACGCCGACTCGAGAAGAAAGCGGCCTTCGGGAACTGGCCGGCCGAATGACCGAGACCCTTCACCATCGAGGCCCCGACGGCTCAGGAATATGGGTGGACCAGCGGGCCGGCATCGCGCTGGGGCATCGCCGGCTCGCCATCATCGACCTGACGCCGGCCGGTGCCCAACCCATGGCCTCTGCTTGCGGACGCTTCGTGATCACCTACAACGGGGAAGTGTATAATTTTCCCGAGCTTCGCCAAGATCTCGAGTCCCGTGGCTATCGATTTCGTGGGCACTCGGATACCGAAGTGGTTCTGGAGGCGATCGCGGAATGGGGCATCGAGTCCGCACTGCAACACCTGAACGGCATGTACGCGTTTGCCATGTGGGACAAGGAATCCAGGACCCTGACGTTGGCGAGGGATCGTGCAGGGAAGAAACCGCTCTACTACGGCTGGTGTGGCAGGACGTTCCTTTTCGGATCGGAGTTGAAGGCATTACGGGCCCATCCTGATTTTCAAGGGGACCTCGATAACGACGCATTAGGATTGTTCATCCAGTATTCGTGGATCCCGGCGCCTTTCTCCATTTTCAGGAAAGTCCGGAAACTCGAAGCGGGGAGCTTCCTGACCATCGCCCCATCCGGGCCGGGCGCGAATGCGTCACCCCGCCGGTACTGGTCCGCTCGCGACGTCATCGAGCGCGCCGAACGGGAGCGCTTCGCCGGTTCGTTCGAAGAGGCCACCGAGGCGCTCCACTCCCTCCTGACCAAGGCCGTACGCCGACGCATGATCGCCGACGTAGACCTGGGGGCGTTGCTCTCGGGGGGCGTGGATTCGAGCACCATTGTGTCGCTGATGCAATCCACGAGCACGGCCAGGGTGAAAACGTTTTCGATCGGATTCCATGAGCCAAAGTTCAACGAGGCGGAACAAGCAAAGGCGATTGCACGCCATCTTGGAACCGACCATACGGAACTGTACGTGACCCCGAACGACAGCCTTGGCGTCATTCCCGATCTGCCGACTATCTATGACGAGCCGTTTGCGGACCCCTCCCAGATCCCGACCTATCTGATCTCCAAGCTGGCGCGCCGAACGGTTACCGTGGCGTTGTCGGGTGATGGGGGCGATGAACTCTTCGCCGGCTACAAGCGGTACCGGAGCTGCCTCCGTTATTACGGGAACGTCTTGAGATGGATCCCGGGCCCTGTCAAGCAGAGCGTGGCCGGCTTGATCGAGGCAGTGGATCGCGCCGGCTGGGCTGCTTTCGCACTTCGTAATGGCACCGAACCGGCCCAAGGGCTCGAGCTCCGGGCACCCGGGGCGAACCTCAAACGGACCGCTCTCCGGATGAGGGCATCAAGTCCAGTGGATTTGTTGGCGCGGCATCATGTGCGGTGCCGCGACGCAACCGAGTTCGTGCCGACCGCGAAGCCTGTCCCCACGCTGCATACGGACCAGAGCCGGTGGCCCGTATTGTCGGACCCAGTGCTGGGCATGATGTATTTGAATTTTGCTGACTATCTTCCCGAAGATGTTCTGGCCAAGGTGGATCGAGCCAGCATGGCCGTCGGGCTGGAAGTCCGCTGTCCCCTATTGGACAGGGATGTCATCGAGTTCGCCTGGTCATTGCCGGCGGCCATGCGATTCGGGCCAGACGGAGGGAAACCGATCTTGCGCAGTCTGTTGTCACGGTATGTTCCCCCAGAGCTGACCGAACGGCCAAAGATGGGCTTTGGGGTGCCCGTCGGCGCCTGGATCCGGGGCCCCTTGAGGGGGTGGGCCGAGGATCTGCTCGACGAGAACCTTCTAACGAAGCAGGGCCTGTTACGTCCCGATACGGTGCGCCTCACCTGGCTCCAGCATCTGGCAGGATATCGGAATCACGGCAGCCTCCTGTGGAACCTGCTCATGTTTCAAGCCTGGTTTCGCACCCATGGCTGTTGA
- the asnB gene encoding asparagine synthase (glutamine-hydrolyzing), with translation MCGICGFVSRARLLGDSELRAIVTRMTRTLHHRGPDGSGVWTDMRVGLALGHARLSILDLSDAGAQPMVSECGRYVITYNGEVYNFPELRQDLESQGHKFRGHSDTEIMLGALAEWGIEPALQRMNGMFAFGLWDKETRSLTLARDRVGKKPLYYGWCGDVFLFGSELKALRVHQNFDHEIDRDALGLLVKYSRIPAPYCIYKKIRKLPAGSFLTFTADGSSITSAPVAYWSAQHVAERGEREPFSGTSEEATEALDSLLREAVSRRMVADVDLGALLSGGVDSSTIVSLMQSMSTARVKTFSIGFHEPKFNEAEHAKEIARHLGTDHTELYVTPNDGLDVIPDLPTIYDEPFADPSQIPTYLVSRLTRGAVKVALSGDGGDELFAGYKHYRRCQTHWEHIKRYPVWLRQDAATVMSALGRLSWHLFGARPSAGPGQGASLKRIGAKLEKIAKRLTAESPQDLLTRHHARCQNATEFVVGAGPVPTVLTDPCRWAKVSEPIQAMLHLDLVDYLADDILVKVDRASMAVGLEVRCPFLDYRVIEFAWSLPMPMRINRGSGKWILREVLARYVPRDLTERAKMGFNVPITDWLRGPLRDWVETLLDERRIREQGFLRPEPVRRIWQQHVTGFQNHDYLLWNLLMFQAWNDATALGRNSICEHVDDKVSSGQ, from the coding sequence ATGTGTGGAATCTGTGGGTTCGTATCTCGCGCACGCCTCCTTGGCGACAGTGAGCTTCGTGCTATCGTGACGCGCATGACAAGAACGCTCCACCACCGCGGACCGGATGGGTCCGGTGTGTGGACCGACATGAGGGTGGGGCTGGCGCTCGGGCATGCGCGGCTGTCCATCCTGGACCTGTCCGATGCCGGGGCACAACCGATGGTGTCGGAATGCGGTCGGTATGTGATCACGTACAACGGCGAAGTCTATAATTTTCCTGAGCTTCGCCAAGACCTCGAGTCGCAAGGCCACAAATTTCGCGGTCATAGTGATACGGAAATCATGCTGGGCGCGCTCGCCGAATGGGGGATTGAGCCTGCGCTGCAGCGTATGAACGGGATGTTTGCGTTCGGTCTGTGGGACAAGGAAACCCGGTCCCTCACGCTGGCGCGTGACCGTGTAGGAAAGAAACCGCTCTACTATGGCTGGTGCGGAGACGTATTCTTGTTCGGATCGGAACTCAAAGCGCTCCGCGTCCACCAGAATTTCGACCATGAAATCGATCGTGACGCGCTGGGGTTGCTAGTCAAGTACTCTCGGATTCCTGCGCCGTATTGTATATACAAGAAGATCCGCAAACTGCCCGCAGGATCCTTCCTGACCTTCACCGCTGACGGGTCTTCGATAACATCGGCGCCGGTCGCGTACTGGTCTGCGCAACACGTCGCCGAGCGCGGTGAACGCGAGCCATTTTCAGGAACCAGTGAAGAGGCCACTGAGGCGCTCGATTCACTTCTCAGGGAAGCCGTCAGCCGGCGTATGGTCGCCGACGTGGACCTGGGGGCGTTGCTCTCGGGGGGCGTCGATTCGAGCACCATTGTATCGCTGATGCAATCCATGAGCACGGCCAGGGTGAAAACGTTTTCGATCGGATTCCATGAGCCAAAATTCAACGAGGCGGAGCATGCAAAGGAGATTGCGCGCCATCTTGGAACCGACCATACGGAACTGTACGTGACCCCGAACGACGGCCTTGACGTCATCCCAGATCTGCCGACCATCTATGACGAGCCGTTTGCGGACCCCTCCCAGATCCCGACCTATCTGGTCTCCAGGCTGACCCGTGGAGCTGTCAAAGTCGCGCTTTCCGGGGACGGAGGGGACGAACTGTTCGCCGGGTACAAACATTATCGACGATGCCAGACGCACTGGGAGCACATAAAGCGGTACCCGGTATGGCTCCGACAAGACGCGGCGACGGTGATGAGTGCGCTGGGCCGGCTCAGCTGGCACCTGTTCGGGGCTCGTCCGTCCGCTGGGCCTGGGCAAGGCGCATCCTTGAAGCGGATCGGAGCGAAGTTAGAAAAGATCGCGAAACGGCTGACTGCCGAGAGTCCGCAAGATCTTCTCACTCGCCATCACGCTCGCTGCCAGAATGCGACGGAGTTTGTGGTGGGTGCGGGCCCGGTTCCGACCGTGCTGACCGACCCATGCCGATGGGCGAAGGTGTCGGAGCCGATCCAGGCCATGCTGCACCTGGACTTGGTGGACTACCTGGCCGACGACATTCTGGTCAAGGTTGATCGCGCGAGCATGGCCGTCGGGCTCGAAGTCCGCTGCCCCTTCCTCGATTACCGGGTGATCGAGTTTGCCTGGAGTCTGCCCATGCCGATGCGGATAAACAGGGGAAGTGGAAAGTGGATTCTCCGAGAAGTGCTCGCGCGGTACGTTCCTCGCGATCTCACGGAGCGGGCGAAGATGGGGTTCAATGTTCCGATCACGGATTGGCTTCGAGGTCCCTTGCGCGACTGGGTGGAAACCCTGCTCGACGAAAGACGCATTCGCGAGCAAGGCTTCCTACGCCCTGAACCAGTAAGGCGGATCTGGCAACAGCATGTCACCGGGTTCCAAAACCATGACTACTTGCTGTGGAACCTGCTCATGTTTCAGGCCTGGAATGATGCGACTGCCTTGGGCCGCAACTCTATTTGCGAGCATGTCGATGACAAGGTTTCGTCTGGGCAGTAA
- a CDS encoding glycosyltransferase — MQHVALLMVSLEGGGVQRSMLHLGRALADRGHRVDLLVYKAQGDFVDSVPSGIRVIALETASVWMGRLHTIRAAPEHLIHLAMPILLPLKSQGTLRCLPALVRYLREERPAVLFSADTYLNLVALWARRLAGVSVRTLISERIHLSSHLQYGAKRRKWRWRFIVPLIRRTYPEADRIIAVSLGVADDLRTLGGLPPELVTTVYNPVVDSELAKKAEASIDHPWFKPGAPPVIIAVGRLTEQKDFPTLLQAFAQVRAQRQARLLLLGEGRMRRELTALGHALGIAEDMSLLGFTSNPFAYMARAAVFVLSSTYEGLPGVLIQALACGCPVVSTNCPGGAAEILEDGRYGRLVPVGDPAAMAQAILSTLESPPDRGLLQKRASLFSVDRAVEQYLEVLFARN; from the coding sequence ATGCAGCACGTCGCCCTGCTAATGGTCTCTCTGGAAGGCGGAGGAGTCCAGAGGTCAATGCTTCATCTCGGTCGGGCTCTCGCTGACCGGGGCCACAGAGTGGATTTACTGGTGTACAAAGCACAGGGAGACTTTGTGGATAGTGTGCCGAGCGGTATAAGGGTCATCGCACTCGAAACGGCGTCTGTCTGGATGGGACGGCTCCACACGATCCGCGCAGCGCCCGAGCATCTCATTCACCTTGCGATGCCCATACTGCTTCCGCTCAAGTCGCAAGGTACGCTCCGCTGCCTGCCGGCCCTTGTGCGTTACCTTCGCGAGGAACGACCAGCCGTGTTATTCTCAGCGGACACCTATCTTAATCTCGTCGCCTTGTGGGCCAGGCGGCTCGCCGGCGTTTCCGTCCGCACGCTGATCAGCGAGCGGATCCATCTGTCGAGTCACCTGCAGTACGGGGCCAAGAGACGAAAATGGCGGTGGCGGTTCATCGTGCCATTGATCCGGCGGACGTATCCCGAGGCGGACCGCATCATCGCGGTCTCGCTCGGGGTTGCCGACGACCTGAGGACTCTGGGAGGTTTGCCGCCTGAGCTCGTCACGACGGTGTACAATCCCGTGGTGGATTCGGAGTTGGCCAAGAAGGCTGAAGCATCGATCGACCATCCGTGGTTCAAGCCCGGGGCGCCTCCCGTGATCATCGCCGTGGGACGCCTGACGGAGCAGAAAGACTTTCCCACTCTACTCCAGGCCTTCGCGCAGGTGCGGGCCCAGCGCCAGGCGCGGCTTCTCCTCCTCGGTGAAGGGCGGATGCGACGCGAACTCACCGCCCTTGGGCATGCGCTCGGCATCGCCGAGGACATGTCCCTCCTCGGATTCACGAGTAACCCGTTTGCCTACATGGCACGTGCCGCGGTCTTCGTGCTCTCCTCAACCTATGAGGGACTCCCCGGCGTGCTGATTCAGGCGCTGGCCTGCGGCTGCCCCGTCGTGAGTACGAACTGCCCGGGCGGAGCGGCCGAAATTCTAGAGGATGGCCGGTACGGGCGGCTCGTGCCGGTGGGCGACCCTGCGGCCATGGCCCAGGCCATCCTCTCGACGCTGGAGTCCCCTCCCGATAGAGGACTGTTGCAGAAGCGGGCCTCGCTCTTTTCGGTCGATCGCGCCGTGGAGCAATATCTCGAGGTACTGTTTGCGCGCAACTGA
- a CDS encoding glycosyltransferase, protein MTQFCEGPSEARSPDSREGQHVALLMANLKGGGIQRIMLHLARALADRSHRVDLVLYKAQGEFRESVPSAIRVVALETAPRWMGGLHAFRAAPEHLIQLAMPVLLPRKSHGALRCLPALVRYLREERPAVLLSAEPDLNLVALWARRLAGVSVRTVISEHIHLPSHLRYGADRRKWRWRFIVPLIRRTYPEADRIIAVSRGVADDLRTLGGLPPELVTTVYNPVVDSELAKKAEAPIDHPWFKPGAPPVIIAVGRLTEQKDFPTLLQAFAQMRAQRQARLLLLGEGEMRRKLEALARELGVDQDVSLPGFTSNPFAYMARAAVFVLSSAYEGLPGVLIEALACGCPVVSTDCPSGPAEILEDGQYGRLVPVGDPAAMAQAILSTLDAPPDRGLLQKRASLFSVDHAVEQYLDVLLANRLQVRIRTLEPC, encoded by the coding sequence ATGACGCAGTTCTGCGAAGGACCGAGCGAAGCCAGAAGTCCTGACAGCAGGGAGGGACAGCATGTCGCCCTGCTAATGGCCAATCTGAAAGGTGGGGGAATCCAGAGGATAATGCTTCATCTCGCTCGGGCTCTCGCTGACCGGAGCCACAGAGTGGATTTAGTATTGTACAAAGCTCAGGGAGAGTTTAGGGAGAGTGTGCCGAGCGCCATAAGGGTCGTCGCGCTCGAAACGGCGCCTCGGTGGATGGGAGGGCTCCACGCGTTCCGCGCAGCGCCTGAGCACCTTATTCAGCTTGCGATGCCCGTCCTGCTTCCGCGTAAGTCGCACGGCGCGCTCCGCTGCCTGCCGGCCCTTGTGCGTTACCTTCGCGAGGAAAGACCAGCCGTGTTACTCTCGGCGGAGCCGGATCTTAATCTCGTCGCCTTGTGGGCCAGGCGGCTCGCCGGCGTCTCCGTCCGCACGGTGATCAGCGAGCATATCCATCTGCCGAGTCACCTGCGGTACGGGGCCGACAGACGAAAATGGCGGTGGCGGTTCATCGTGCCATTGATCCGGCGGACGTATCCCGAGGCGGACCGCATCATCGCGGTCTCGCGCGGGGTTGCCGACGACCTGAGGACGCTGGGAGGTTTGCCGCCTGAGCTCGTCACGACGGTGTACAATCCCGTGGTGGATTCGGAGTTGGCCAAGAAGGCTGAAGCCCCGATCGACCATCCGTGGTTCAAGCCCGGGGCGCCTCCCGTGATCATCGCCGTAGGACGCCTGACGGAGCAGAAAGACTTTCCCACTCTGCTCCAGGCCTTCGCGCAGATGCGGGCCCAGCGTCAGGCGCGGCTTCTCCTACTCGGTGAAGGGGAGATGCGGCGCAAGCTCGAAGCGCTAGCGCGCGAGCTTGGAGTCGACCAGGACGTTTCTCTGCCAGGGTTCACGAGTAACCCGTTCGCCTACATGGCACGTGCCGCGGTCTTCGTGCTCTCCTCAGCCTATGAGGGACTCCCCGGCGTGCTGATCGAGGCGCTGGCCTGCGGCTGCCCGGTCGTGAGCACCGATTGTCCAAGCGGACCGGCCGAAATCCTGGAGGACGGACAGTACGGCCGGCTCGTGCCGGTGGGCGACCCGGCGGCCATGGCCCAGGCCATCCTCTCGACGCTGGATGCCCCTCCTGATAGAGGACTGTTGCAGAAGCGGGCCTCGCTCTTTTCGGTCGACCACGCCGTGGAGCAATATCTCGATGTGTTGTTAGCCAACAGATTACAGGTTCGGATTCGAACACTTGAACCCTGTTAG
- a CDS encoding glycosyltransferase family 4 protein, whose amino-acid sequence MARQLRRKVRRVAWYARMWRHLVTALIQFRPDVIHVHMFRGFTSGALLRLLFRIPVVHTVPCLVSQMIDEGMPWMPKRYVRFGRSVDYFFTGYREELLGLGIPASKIRVVNGVVNLSSLNRVKAKREQFYTSIREDLQLPDNALIALSVGRLHPTKGHLFALEAIASLVGQFPALHWVLLGAGDQYQELLARVETLDVSRHVHLLGFQEDPLPYYAAATLYLRTNILEAENLSSYQAMAMGLPVIGFDTGQETELINKVGHGVLVPNQDAGALSRAIAEMLSLPDLGRAMGLRGVEYSQANLDIQQAVEQYTSVYIALRDRHNHDPSGQ is encoded by the coding sequence ATGGCTCGTCAGCTGAGGCGGAAGGTACGGCGCGTCGCTTGGTACGCAAGGATGTGGCGGCATCTGGTCACAGCCCTCATTCAGTTTCGCCCGGATGTCATCCACGTCCACATGTTCCGGGGATTCACCAGCGGGGCCCTGTTGAGGCTTTTGTTCCGGATCCCTGTGGTTCACACTGTCCCTTGCCTGGTCTCCCAAATGATCGACGAGGGAATGCCATGGATGCCGAAGCGTTACGTTCGGTTCGGTAGGTCCGTAGACTATTTCTTTACGGGTTACCGGGAAGAGCTGCTCGGCCTGGGGATACCCGCGTCGAAAATACGTGTGGTCAATGGCGTGGTGAATCTGAGCTCGCTCAACAGGGTGAAGGCCAAACGCGAGCAGTTCTACACATCGATCAGGGAGGATTTGCAGTTACCCGACAATGCTCTGATCGCGCTGTCTGTAGGACGATTGCATCCCACAAAGGGGCACCTGTTCGCCCTCGAGGCCATTGCAAGTCTGGTGGGCCAATTCCCCGCGCTTCACTGGGTTCTGCTGGGTGCAGGGGATCAGTACCAGGAGCTGTTAGCGCGCGTGGAAACGTTGGATGTCAGCCGGCACGTCCATCTACTGGGGTTTCAGGAGGATCCCCTCCCTTATTACGCGGCGGCAACGCTGTACCTGCGAACCAACATTCTCGAAGCCGAAAACCTCTCCAGCTATCAGGCGATGGCTATGGGCCTTCCCGTCATCGGATTCGATACGGGACAGGAGACTGAGCTGATCAACAAGGTGGGCCATGGCGTCCTGGTGCCCAACCAGGATGCCGGCGCTCTGTCCCGCGCGATCGCGGAGATGCTAAGCCTACCCGACCTGGGACGGGCAATGGGGTTGCGTGGCGTCGAGTACAGTCAGGCGAACCTGGACATCCAGCAGGCGGTCGAACAGTATACCTCCGTCTACATCGCGCTCCGTGATAGACATAATCATGACCCCAGCGGCCAATGA
- a CDS encoding four helix bundle protein has translation MNQSSTWKRDARLRGQIQSAAASAMGNIAEGFVRRSNKEFLQYLFIAISSSAEVRSHLYIAVDQGYLSKDSFKSVYAQALPPLTGLFSWNISCALFQGAM, from the coding sequence ATCAATCAGAGTTCTACATGGAAAAGAGATGCGCGTCTCCGTGGTCAGATACAGAGCGCCGCAGCTTCAGCGATGGGCAACATAGCGGAAGGATTCGTGCGTCGTTCGAATAAAGAGTTTTTGCAGTATCTGTTCATCGCTATCTCCTCGTCCGCAGAAGTTCGAAGTCATCTGTACATTGCAGTTGATCAAGGGTATCTGTCCAAGGACTCGTTTAAATCGGTTTACGCGCAGGCTCTTCCTCCTTTGACGGGCCTTTTCTCGTGGAATATTTCTTGTGCTTTGTTCCAGGGCGCCATGTGA
- a CDS encoding DegT/DnrJ/EryC1/StrS family aminotransferase, with protein MSIPFFMHDLGEPEIEAVRRVLAGPILTTGEVVATFERRFADYLGRRHALAVTSCTGSLHLSLLALGIGAGDEVITTPMTFIATSTAIIEAGAKPVFVDVEPDTGNLNASLIEAAITPRTKAIIPVHLYGQMCDMRAIRKVADKHGLFVIEDAAHCVEGMRDGIRPGELGDTACFSFYATKTLTCGEGGALVTDRDALVEKLRLLHHHGMTKTAADRHREGYQHWDMTVLGWKYNMDNIHAALLLPQLERLEENWHRRETVAQWYVQRLKECPGLSFISSKPGVRHARHLFPVWIGNGRRDGIIQGLQREGIGVVVNYRAIHLLTYFRETFGFRAGVFPHAERIGNETMSLPFYPAMSEKQVVVVTETLTRLLKEGA; from the coding sequence ATGTCTATTCCCTTCTTTATGCATGACCTTGGTGAACCAGAGATAGAGGCAGTGCGACGGGTGCTGGCGGGGCCGATCCTCACGACAGGTGAGGTTGTGGCGACGTTTGAGCGCCGATTTGCCGATTACCTTGGCCGTCGCCATGCACTTGCCGTGACCAGTTGCACCGGCTCATTGCATCTTTCACTCCTGGCGTTGGGTATTGGCGCAGGTGACGAAGTGATTACTACCCCCATGACCTTCATTGCGACTTCGACTGCAATCATCGAGGCTGGGGCCAAGCCGGTGTTTGTTGATGTGGAACCAGATACAGGAAATTTGAATGCTTCTCTGATCGAAGCCGCGATTACTCCGCGTACCAAAGCGATCATCCCGGTGCATCTGTATGGCCAGATGTGTGATATGCGGGCAATCCGAAAGGTTGCGGATAAGCATGGTCTCTTCGTTATTGAAGATGCAGCGCATTGTGTAGAAGGAATGCGCGACGGCATTCGACCAGGTGAATTGGGAGATACCGCCTGCTTTTCATTTTATGCGACGAAAACCCTTACATGCGGTGAAGGTGGAGCGTTGGTGACTGATCGTGATGCGTTGGTGGAAAAGCTGCGTCTTTTGCATCATCACGGCATGACGAAGACAGCGGCAGATCGTCATCGAGAGGGGTACCAACATTGGGACATGACTGTACTCGGATGGAAGTACAACATGGACAACATCCATGCGGCATTGCTTCTGCCGCAACTGGAACGATTGGAAGAGAATTGGCACAGGCGTGAGACTGTCGCGCAATGGTACGTTCAGAGGCTGAAAGAGTGTCCTGGCCTTTCGTTCATTTCGTCCAAGCCTGGCGTACGTCATGCGAGGCATCTCTTCCCTGTTTGGATCGGGAATGGTCGCCGTGACGGAATTATTCAAGGTCTTCAGCGCGAGGGGATTGGTGTGGTTGTCAATTATCGCGCCATCCATTTGTTGACCTATTTCAGGGAAACATTCGGTTTCAGGGCGGGGGTCTTCCCCCATGCCGAACGTATTGGAAACGAAACGATGTCTCTACCGTTCTACCCTGCGATGTCTGAGAAACAGGTAGTCGTGGTTACGGAGACACTGACACGTCTACTTAAGGAAGGGGCATGA